One Heptranchias perlo isolate sHepPer1 chromosome 39, sHepPer1.hap1, whole genome shotgun sequence DNA segment encodes these proteins:
- the LOC137304900 gene encoding histone H2B 7-like, with product MPEPVSKGIAPKKGPKKGTKKVISKKRVKGEKKRRKARKRTYSIYIYKVLKQVHPDTSISFSAMSVMNSFVNDIFERIASEASRLIHYSKRHTISSREIQTSVRLLLPGELAKHAVSEGTKAVTKYTSCK from the coding sequence ATGCCGGAGCCAGTGTCAAAGGGCATAGCGCCAAAAAAAGGGCCAAAAAAGGGGACAAAGAAAGTGATCTCCAAGAAACGGGTGAAAGGTGAGAAGAAGCGCAGAAAGGCCAGGAAGCGGACTTACAGCATCTACATCTATAAAGTGCTGAAGCAGGTGCACCCCGACACCAGCATCTCTTTCTCGGCCATGAGTGTCATGAACTCGTTCGTCAACGACATCTTCGAGCGCATCGCTTCCGAGGCTTCCCGCCTGATCCATTACAGTAAGCGGCACACCATCTCCTCCAGGGAGATCCAGACCTCCGTTCGCCTCCTGCTGCCGGGAGAACTGGCCAAACACGCCGTCTCGGAAGGGACTAAGGCGGTTACCAAATACACCAGCTGCAAATAA